Proteins encoded by one window of Cheilinus undulatus linkage group 13, ASM1832078v1, whole genome shotgun sequence:
- the LOC121520277 gene encoding carbohydrate sulfotransferase 8-like, with product MNEDPKALVTELLRKTSVADGALPGWELQQQVKIQELRHSRLANVCSEYQLGAMKQQVSEHHMSNLFVEDQFRLLYCEVPKAGCSNWKRVLMVLSGKFSSVLNLTHDQVHTNVHLRHLKECGPDGVAERLENFTKILFVREPFQRLVSGFRDKMENPNKPYHDVFGRAIIAKYRANASQSALETGDGVTFREFVQCLLDPHRPVGDDPHWAPISQLCHPCLLQYHFIGKLENANTEGNFLLKHIGAPVNVSYPDYKDRHPQDERTSSAIMEKYFYQLNATERQGIYDLYRMDYLMFGYPKPLPDLH from the coding sequence ATGAACGAAGACCCCAAAGCACTTGTCACTGAACTTCTGAGGAAAACCTCGGTGGCTGACGGCGCTCTTCCTGGATGGGAACTGCAGCAGCAGGTGAAGATTCAGGAGCTGCGGCACAGTCGTCTGGCCAATGTGTGCTCTGAGTACCAGCTGGGCGCCATGAAGCAGCAGGTCTCTGAGCATCACATGTCAAACCTCTTTGTTGAAGACCAGTTCAGGCTGCTGTACTGCGAGGTTCCCAAAGCCGGCTGCTCCAACTGGAAACGGGTGCTGATGGTTCTGTCGGGCAAATTCTCCTCTGTACTCAACCTCACTCATGATCAAGTGCACACCAACGTACACCTGAGACACCTGAAGGAGTGCGGCCCTGACGGCGTCGCTGAGCGGCTGGAAAACTTCACTAAGATCCTGTTTGTCAGGGAGCCCTTCCAGCGGCTGGTGTCAGGATTTCGGGATAAGATGGAGAATCCCAACAAGCCTTACCATGATGTGTTTGGACGGGCCATCATCGCCAAGTACCGTGCCAATGCCTCGCAAAGCGCCCTGGAGACTGGAGACGGTGTCACCTTCAGGGAGTTTGTGCAGTGCCTGCTGGACCCGCATCGTCCCGTTGGGGACGACCCACACTGGGCTCCCATCAGCCAGCTGTGCCACCCCTGTCTGCTGCAGTACCACTTCATCGGCAAGTTAGAGAATGCCAACACCGAAGGAAACTTCCTGCTGAAGCACATCGGAGCGCCGGTGAACGTCAGCTACCCCGACTATAAGGACAGACACCCTCAGGACGAGAGGACGTCCTCGGCCATCATGGAGAAATATTTCTACCAGCTGAACGCCACCGAGAGGCAGGGAATCTACGACCTCTACCGCATGGACTACCTGATGTTTGGCTACCCCAAACCCCTCCCTGACCtgcactga
- the LOC121519939 gene encoding carbohydrate sulfotransferase 8-like: MRHLCSPRSFLWLLFLLGAGSLLLLLHLEDLTRKQPPGVTNQVFTKQENYLILPSIKSRATQKESAVRGPAMWGATAGSQTLVHDRDKKKNVQVADLHTQVKIQELRHSRLAIVCSEYQPGAMKQQVSEHHMANLFVEDLFRLLYCEVFHAGRSNWKRVLMVLSGKAASAINIPQEEVHANVNLRRLKENSAMGIKQRLKFYTKILFVREPFQRLVSGFRDEFENSNKPFHGEPEPHISRVRTLKTGATFREFVQCLLDPQCPEHDNPHWAPISQLCHPCLLQYHFIGKLENATNEGNFLLRHIGAPANVSYPDYKDRRPWGERTSSAIMEKYFYQLNAAERQGIYDLYRMDYLMFGYPKPLPDLH; the protein is encoded by the exons ATGAGGCATCTCTGCTCCCCTCGCTCCTTCCTCTGGCTCCTCTTCCTGCTGGGAGctggatctctgctgctgctgctccaccTGGAGGACCTCACCAGGAAGCAGCCTCCAG GTGTGACCAATCAGGTGTTTACTAAGCAG GAAAATTATCTAATTCTGCCGTCCATAAAGTCGAGGGCCACCCAAAAGGAGAGCGCTGTCAGGGGCCCGGCCATGTGGGGGGCCACGGCGGGCAGCCAAACCCTGGTCCATGACAGAGATAAGAAAAAGAACGTGCAG GTGGCTGATCTGCATACTCAGGTGAAGATTCAGGAGCTGCGGCACAGTCGCCTGGCCATCGTGTGCTCTGAGTACCAGCCGGGCGCCATGAAGCAGCAGGTCTCTGAGCATCACATGGCGAACCTCTTTGTTGAGGACCTGTTCAGGCTGCTGTACTGCGAGGTTTTCCACGCGGGCCGCTCCAACTGGAAACGGGTGCTGATGGTTCTGTCGGGCAAAGCTGCGTCTGCAATTAACATCCCTCAGGAGGAAGTGCACGCTAACGTTAACCTGAGACGCCTGAAGGAGAACAGCGCCATGGGCATCAAGCAGCGGCTCAAATTCTACACTAAGATCCTGTTTGTCAGGGAGCCCTTCCAGAGACTGGTGTCAGGATTTCGGGATGAGTTTGAGAACTCCAACAAGCCTTTCCATGGAGAGCCTGAACCACACATAAGCCGTGTAAGGACCCTCAAAACTGGCGCCACCTTCAGGGAGTTTGTGCAGTGCCTGCTGGACCCGCAGTGTCCCGAGCATGACAACCCACACTGGGCTCCCATCAGCCAACTGTGCCACCCCTGTCTGCTGCAGTACCACTTCATCGGCAAGTTAGAGAACGCCACCAATGAAGGAAACTTCCTGCTGAGGCACATCGGAGCGCCGGCAAACGTCAGCTACCCCGACTATAAGGACAGACGCCCTTGGGGCGAGAGGACGTCCTCGGCCATCATGGAGAAATATTTCTACCAGCTGAACGCCGCCGAGAGGCAGGGAATCTACGACCTCTACCGCATGGACTACCTGATGTTTGGCTACCCCAAACCCCTCCCTGACCtgcactga